The following proteins come from a genomic window of Sander vitreus isolate 19-12246 chromosome 14, sanVit1, whole genome shotgun sequence:
- the LOC144529256 gene encoding angiopoietin-2-like: protein MCDPDVDPPVTGDFAPSDERPDIGHDEDVHPNTLTETNGDVLDMNIQTSRDVPDTNFDTNWDINKDNFEDADWHPPPSLLETHSDLSPEIGTLSAQCGEYSSHLTSSGHCRLMATLPPVPVGTSQKRCPDMFRCTDDISNWLHENQNRKEQLDDLTETMSELQEELRNHGHRITTLEEQGVESVSLNLTFDQRLRFLELRHAEVDTLFHVHATLLYELQAQLRNLSAAVQRMSRKTGCKINDIRTSPLLSMRDTPERQHLSFCSSDCASLYHNGVRHSGVYNIILSPGTVLPVYCDMETEGGGWTVFQRRRDGLVSFNRGWSEYRDGFGEPRGEHWLGNQQLHLLSNQGHYSLRIDLQDWSHVQRHALYHSFRIENEENQYRLHVSGFSGTVEDSFGWYHDQQGFSTPDTGNICAEISHAGWWFHQCFYANLNGVYYRGGRYSLKAQNLLGPDGIVWFSWKDSDFYSLKAVTMMIRPRNFRPRLSP, encoded by the exons ATGTGTGACCCTGATGTTGATCCG CCTGTCACCGGTGACTTTGCGCCCTCTGATGAACGCCCAGACATTGGACACGATGAGGATGTACACCCCAACACCCTCACAGAGACAAACGGAGATGTACTGGACATGAACATCCAAACAAGCAGGGATGTACCAGACACAAACTTTGATACAAACTGGGACATAAACAAGGACAACTTTGAGGACGCTGACTGgcatcctcctccctccctcctggaAACACACTCCGACCTGTCCCCAGAGATTGGTACTTTATCAGCACAGTGCGGTGAGTACAGCAGCCATCTGACATCAAGCGGCCATTGCCGACTGATGGCAACGCTGCCTCCGGTGCCAGTGGGAACATCGCAAAAACGCTGCCCGGATATGTTCCGCTGCACAGACGACATCTCAAATTGGCTCCATGAGAACCAGAACAGAAAAGAGCAGCTGGACGACTTGACGGAAACAATGTCAGAGCTCCAGGAAGAGCTGAGGAACCACGGCCATCGAATCACAACCCTGGAGGAGCAG GGTGTAGAAAGTGTTAGTTTAAACTTGACCTTTGACCAGCGGTTGAGGTTTCTGGAGTTGCGTCACGCTGAGGTCGACACGCTTTTCCACGTGCATGCGACGCTGCTGTACGAGCTGCAGGCGCAGCTGCGCAACCTGTCAGCAGCCGTGCAGCGCATGAGCCGCAAAACGGGCTGCAAGATCAACGACATCAGAACTTCACCGCTGCTCAGCATGCGAGACACACCAG AGAGACAGCACCTGTCTTTCTGTTCATCCGACTGTGCGTCTCTGTATCACAACGGTGTTCGTCATTCTGGTGTTTACAACATCATCCTGTCGCCAGGCACCGTCCTGCCAGTCTACTGCGACATGGAGACAGAGg gagGGGGCTGGACGGTGTTTCAGCGGCGGCGCGACGGCTTGGTGAGTTTTAACCGCGGCTGGTCGGAGTATCGCGACGGCTTTGGCGAGCCACGGGGAGAACACTGGCTGGGCAACCAACAGCTCCACCTGCTGTCCAACCAGGGCCACTACAGCCTCCGCATCGACCTGCAGGACTGGAGCCACGTCCAAAGACACGCCCTGTACCACAGCTTCAG GATAGAGAATGAGGAGAACCAGTACCGCCTCCATGTGTCTGGTTTCAGCGGAACGGTGGAGGATTCGTTCGGTTGGTACCACGACCAGCAGGGCTTCAGCACACCAGACACCGGCAACATCTGTGCCGAGATCAGCCATGCCGGCTGGTGGTTCCACCAGTGTTTCTACGCCAACCTCAACGGCGTCTACTACAGG